The genomic region GTATCGCGCGATGGATTTCGATCTTACGCCCGATCAGTTGGACGTCCAAAAGCTGTGCCGCGAATTCGCGGACGGCGAAGTCGCGCCGCATGCTGCGCGCTGGGATGAAAAGGCGGAATTCCCGCTTGAATGCGTGCGCAAGATGGCGCACTTGGGGCTGCTCGGGCTGCCGATCCCTGAGAAATACGGGGGAGCCGGCGCCGACACGGTCTCGTACGCGCTGGCGGTGATGGAGATCGGCCGTGCGGACGCCTCGGTCGGCATCACGATGGCCGCCCACGTCTCGCTCGGCACCGCGCCGTTCCTGATGTTCGGCAGCGAGGCGCAAAAGCAGCGCTATATCCCGCCGCTGGCGCGCGGCGAGCAGTTGTGGGCCTTCGGCCTCACCGAGCCGCAAGCCGGCTCGGATGCGGGCGCGACGGCGACGACCGCGCGCCTGGATGGCAGCGATTGGGTCATCAACGGCACGAAAGCATTCATCACCAACGCGGGGACGCCCATCAGCGGGGGCGTCACGATCACCGCGGTCACCGGGGTTGGGGCGAACGGCAAGGCAGAGATCAGCAACATCGTCGTGCCGCAGGACACGCCGGGGTACCAGCGTGCGCAGCCCTATAAGAAGATGGGCTGGCGGGCATCGGATACGCGCGAGCTATCGTTTGCGAACGCCCGCGTGCCGGAGGAAAACCTGCTGGGCGTGCGCGGGCGGGGTTTTCACCAGTTCCTCGACGTGCTCGACGGCGGGCGCATCAGCGTCGGTGCGCTCTCTGTCGGACTGGCGCAAGCCTGCTACGACGCGAGCGCAAGGTACGCGAAAGAACGCATGCAGTTCGGCTCGCCGATCTCCAAATTCCAGGCGGTGCAGTTCCAGCTCGTCGACATGGCGGTCGAGATCGAACTCGCGCGCACGGCGGTGCTCAAAGCGGCGTGGCTCAAGGACCGTGGACGCGACTTCGCCATGGCGGCCGCTATGGCCAAGCTGAACTCGGGCGAAGTATCGCGCCGCTGCGCCAATGCCGCCGTCCAGATCCACGGCGGGTACGGCTTCATGGAAGAGTATCCGGTCGCGCGCTACTGGCGCGACTGCAAGATCAACGAGATCGGCGAAGGGACCAACGAGGTCCAACGCATGGTGATCGGCCGGCTGCTAGGATTCTAGCGCTACTGGCATTGATACAGGAACGTCGTGGGCGTCATGCCCATGACTCGGCGCATGCAGCGCGCCATGTGGCTTTGATCGGCGAAACCCGCCTGCAGCGCGACCTCGCTCAGCTTGAGCATGCCGCGCGATAGCAGCTTCGCGGCGTAATCGACGCGACGCTGGATGACGTATTGATGGACGGGTGACCCGATGCTGCGCTTGAAGAGCGCCTTGAAATGCGATGCGCTCACTCCCGCGACGCGTGCCAGCTCAACGAGCGAGAGGTCCGCGCTGATGTGTTCGTCGACGTAGTCGACGACGATGCGCAGTTGCCGACGCGTGAGGCCGTGTCTTGGCATGCCGGCAAGGGTGCGCGCGTGGCGCCGTAGCAGTCCGACGGCCAACGCCGTGCCGAGTCCGTCCGCGTAGAGTCGATCGTCCGGCTCGCCCGCCTCCAGTGTCGCCGCCAGCGCCCAACCGATATGCTCCAAGCGTGGATCTCGGATCTCGAGCCCGGGCGCGAACTGGATCCGGTCGGCGTCAAGGCCCATCGATTCAGCCGTGTCACGCATCAGCGATGGGCTGATCCGAATGGCCAAGACCGTCGCCGGGCCTTCGTCTTCCCACGAAGCCGCGTAGCCGAGCGGCACGAAATCGATGTCGCCAGACGACTGCAGCCGGCGCTTGATGGGGCTGTCGCAGCGACAAGTCGCGACAACGGGGCTGCCGACGTGCATGCTGACATGGTGAAACGGGGCGCCGGGAACCTCGCAGAACCCGCCCGACGTGTCGTAAAGCGCAGCATCAAAACCGGTCCACGAACGCCCGTGGCTCGACGCGCGCAGCGCGAATTGCATCTCGCTGCCGCCGCCGGCCCTGACCCACTGGCGTTCCATGCTGTTTTTTTTGCCGCGCAGCGTGGGCGGACCTGGGCGCAGGCGCCCGTCAGTTCGTACTATTGGATGTCCGAACGTGCGCGACCCTGAAAACCAACCGTGATAGTGTGGGACATGCGGACGTGCACCAGCCCGTGGGGCACGCCCGCTCTTCTTCTAGCGCGTGGTGTCGACGGTGATCCCGAAACCGCTCAGCGGCGTAGTGGCATCGAAGAAGATGCGCCGGTTCGGCCACACGTTCTGGTTCCCGCTTGCGGTCGTCGCGTTGGGGAAGACGAAAACATCCGAATCGTAGACGAAGAGAATATCCCGGCCGACGTCATACGCAAGGCCCTTGGGCTGCACGAAGTTGGTGAGCGTCTGCGAGTGGGTGGTGGAGCCGTTGAAAGTGCTCGCGGTCTTGATGACGCTGATCTGCGGCGGCGAGACCTCCGTGACGAACAAGATGTCGGAGGCCGAATTGTAGGCAAGCCCGGTGCCGTTGCCAAGGCCCAGCCCGCTGATGGCGGTGGACTGGCTCTGCGCGATGGTCGTGCCGCCCGAGAGCGCGGCTGCCGCCGTGCCAAAACCTGGGAACTTCGCGACGACGGTGCCGTTATCGGCGACGAACAAGATGTCACGCACGCCGTCGTACAGCATCTCTTGCGGCCGCGGCGTGCCAGGCGCGGTCGCATCGGTGATGTTGAGGGTGACAAAACCGGCCGGTAGCGACGCTCCGGTCATGCTCGGCGCGTTCGCGTACACGTCCACCGTGTTGCCCGTGTTGTGCGCGACGATCAGCAGGTGGTGCACAGCGTCATAGACGGCCGCGCCTTCCAGATTGTTCGTATCGGCGTTGGTGACGGTGAACGTCGGCAGCGTGTTATTGCGGGTGGTGGCGAGCGTCCAGATGTCAATCGAGTTGTTGGTGGTGTTGGGGACGCTCTGATTCGGATACCACAGCGTATCGCTGAGCGGATCGTAGACCACGTCCGGGTTGGCGACGTCGCTGGTGGGCAGGATCACGCTCGCGACCAGACCGCTGTTGGCGGCCGATGCGCCCATGTAGGAGCGAACGGTTTTCGACGTGGCGTCCTGTACCCAGACCGTGTCCGGTGCGATCGAGCCGCTCGGGACCGGCGTCGGGGTGGCGGTCGAGGACGTGGTGCTGTTGGAGCATCCGGCGCCAAGGGCGACCGCCAGTGTGACGGCCACGAGCACAGCATAACCAACGCGCACGTTCATGAAGCGGAAGATCCTCTCAATAACGGTGGAATGGCCTTGGCTTCGCTCGCCGCAGCGGCACGCCCTTTGAAAAATCATAGGGCCGCCGGCGTTGACTGCCGGCGGCCCCACGGTCGTAGGGTCCAGTTCGTGCGACTTACATCTTGAACTGGACGTTGAAGGTGGCGTTGAACGGAACGACGGTACCGTTGCTTCCGTTATCGCCGGTCGCGTTCACGAAGTAGGGATACTTGAACTGCGGCTGGATCGTATCCCCAGGATTGTAGAAGTTGCCCACTGGCGGGAAGAATCCACTGCTGTTGCCATAGAGGCACCAGTGGTTGTCGTTCAACGTCCAGGGCTCTTTAGACCCGCCGCTGCAGAGGTTGACGATGTTCGCCAGGTTGAGCTGGTATGACACCCGAGGCGTTGCGGCATACGAGATGCCCATGTGCAAGCTGTACTGGTTCGGTTCAGTGAATGCACCGGGTTGATCGAAGTTGCCGGTGTACGGATTCGGAATCACGAGCGAACCACCGCAGGTCGTCGCGTCGGCCGCGTTGCCGCTGCCGCCGTACGGGTAGCGCGGGTCGCCGGTGACCGGCGTCGCGAGTCCTACCTTGCTGCACGAGCTCGGATCGAAGCCGTACGTCGTCTCGGGTGCGCCGTACTTCTGCCCGCCGTGGAACTGGAAGGACGGGATGAACGCCCACTTGTCCTTCTTGTACTGGACGATGAGCGTCACGACTTCCGGCACGACGTATCCAACCGATGAGAGCTGTACGCCCACCGGAACGATGTCGTACGGCGCATACTGCGCAGTCGAGCTGAGCAGCGGTCGCGACGGGGCGTTGAAGTACGGGTTGGCGATGCCGTTCCCATCGGTCGCGAGCGCGTTGACGCCGCCGTCCGTGCCGCACAAGCTTGTGGGGCTCGACGTCGGCACCGCACCGACGCACGCCGCGGTGAACGAGTTGTAGTGTTGGATGTCGAGGTTATCTTGCGCCAACACGGACTGGCCGTTGGGCAGCGGGTTGTACGTGATGTAGCTGTGCGTGTACGTCCACGCCAGCTGGCTGGCCCAGCCGTTGTTGTTGAAGTTGCCCATGTTGGTCAAGAACTCGAACCCGAGATTCGTCTCGTTGCCGACGTTCAAGCCGGAGACGAACGCCTGGGTCGGAGCGATGTAGATCTGCTGGACCTGGTTGTTCGTCTTGCGCAAGAACGGCGTCAGGACGAACGACGTCTGCGTGTTCGCGAACTGGTGCTCCCACGAGAGGTCGTAGTTGTACGAGATCGACGGGCTTACGACGTGGTTAGGCGACGTGAACCCGTATTTGTAGAACAGCGAACCGAGGAGATGTTCAGGCAAGTCCTGGTCCAAGCTGTTGTACTGCTGGAACGCCGCGTTGGCCGGCTCCGAATAGCGGCCAGCGGAGAAGCGCAGCACGTCGTTCGTGCTGAACGTATACGTTCCGCCGAACCGGGGCTCGACTTCGTTGTACGTGATCTGGCCGCCATTGGCGGTCGAGTCGGTCAGCGTCGCCGCGCTGTAGCCTGCACCCAGGGCCGAGCAGGGGGTCCCCGCCTGGAATCCCATCGTCGTCTCGTCGATGGGATTGCCGCCGTTGACGAGCGGGTTGACGCACGCCACCGCGTTCCAAGCATTGAACCAGTACGCACGCGTTCCCGTGCCCGTCGGCGTGTAGACGAACGTATAGATGTCATCCCGCACGCCGATGTTGAAGTTCAGACGATCGTTCGGTTTCCACGTATCTTGTGCCGAGACACCCCAAAAGCGCGGCGTCACGGTGTTGAACGTGGCGTACGGACCGGTCTCGGTCACATACCACGCGCAGCCGCCAGGGCACCCGGCGGCGGGTACTGCCGGTATGCCGACGCCCGCGCCGAAGAAGTTGCCCATCGCTCCCATGCAGTTGGCGCCGCACGTGAAGTTGCCGAACGCGAGGTAGTTGCCGCTCAGCGCGCCGCTTCTGCTCGCCTTGAGGCAAGAGTCAGGCACGCCGGGGTTGGCTATGTTGTAGCAGATGCCGCTGGTCGGATTCGTCGCGCTGACGAGCTGCGCCGCATCGCCGCGGGCACCGGACAGCGTGTTGAACATCTGCGTGTTGTTGTCGCGCACCGTGCTCGCCGTCGAGTACGTGCCTTCGATGTTGAGCAGGTTCTTGGGCGAGAGCTGATTGACGTAGTTGATCGACGCGCCGCGCGTGTGCGTCCACAGCTCGTAGTCAGGGGCGAGGCCGAAGTCCAGATTATACGCCCCTTGCGGATCTTGGATGAACCACCAGGAGTAGAGGCTGTATCCGTAGATGCGCAGATACGACGATGTGCCGATGTTGTGCTGGTATTGGAGCTTGAAGATCTCCTGGCCGTTGCTGTACCCCTCGTAACTATTGCCCGGGATGTTCGTACCGGAGAACGAGGAGTTCAAGAAGGCGTTTCCTTCGTTCGGATAGGCGTAGGGCACCACTTGATTGGCGACGCCAGGGTTCGCAGCAGTGAATAGGCCGCCGACCGGCCCGGTATACTGCGCTCCCGAGTAGTAGAAGGGTTGGCCCGGGCCCTCGATGCTGCCGGGGTTGTTCGCGAAGAAGCTTGGGCCGCCCCAGTCGTTAGGTGAGTTGTAGAAATTGGTGTACAACTGGAAGGTGTCATACAGCAGCTGGATGTCGTCTTTACCGGTGTCGCCCTTGTGCGGGATGCCGAAGTGGAAGTTGAAGACGTTTTCGCGATCTTCGATGTTCTTCGGCGTGAGGATGTTGACCGGACCGAGGTAATAGCCGCCCGGTCCGACGGGGACGCCGAGAATCGAGTTGGCGGCGTTGGCGTAGCAGAGCACGTAGTTCGACGCATTCGCGGACCCGCACTTGTGGCCGTCGCTCGCCATGTCGTACACCAGACCGTAGGTCGAGTTCTGGCTGACGCCGTTGTGGGTGTCATAGAAGTCCGGATTTTGGTTGATGATGCCCACACCGACGTAGTACGAGAAGTTGCGGTTGGGCGTCGCACCGCCGAATTCGATGCTCGCTTTGTTGTACAGGCTGGGGCCGCCGATTCCGAGATCGATGTTGCCGTATCCCGGATAGGTGCCGCTCTTGATGACCTGGTTGATATAGCCCGCCAGGCCCTGGCCCTCAGCCGAGGCCGGTGCAGCGCCCGTATAGAGCTGCAGCTCTTGCTGGCCGATGGCGGAGAGATTGGTCGACGGGTAGTTGTCGAACGACCGGTTCACCGGCACGCCGTCGAACTCGTAGCCGACCTGGTCGTAGTCGCCGCCACGGATGTTGACGGTCTGGAACCAGCCGCTGTTGCCGGGCGGAACGTATGCACCGGGAAGCGCCGCGATGGCGGAGTAGCCTTGGTTGGCGCCGCCGCCGCCGCCGAGCACCGCGGTGCGCGCCTGCGCGGCCGAGTTGACCGAGTAGACGTTGGCAGTCGTGCCGGGCTTGATGAGGTCGGATGACGCACGCGATGTGACCGTCGCTAGAGTCTTGATCGACGGCTTCACGACGAGCGTGAGGGTTTGCACTTGGTCCGCCAGCACGGTGACGCCGCGCTGCACGAACGTCTCGATGACGCCTTCTTTGGCCACCGTCACGGCGTACGTGTCGGGGACCAGCGAGACGAAACCGAAGTGACCACCATTGTCGGTCGTTGTGCTTGAGGTCTGGCTGGCCGAAGACGCGGTCACCTTCGCTTGCGCGACCGGTGCGTGCGTCTGCTCGGTCAGAACCGTGCCGTCTAACCCTCCGGTAACGCCTGCCAGTGCCCATGTTCCCTGGACGAGCAATACCAAGAGAGTTAAGAAGGCAATTCTCAGCAAACCTTTCATGGTTTTACAGGTTCCTTCTTAAGAGAAGCGAGTGTTGCAGATCCGCGCGCCGATTCGGACGGTGACCCATCTTTTCAGCCGCTCGAATACTGCAAAACAGACTACACCACGAGCGGTATAGGCCTGCATGTCCCACAATTTCTTTCCTAAGGCTCCTTTAACCTTGCGGCCCGCCGGAGTCCGGCGAGCCGCAAAACGGGCGTTTTCAGCCTTTCAGTTTCGTCTTTTAGACGCGCGCCGGAAGGCGCATCGCCGCCGCGATGAGGGACGGAATATCGGCCGGGCTTTCAGCCACCGGAACGTTCACCGATTCGAACGCGGCGATCTTGGCCTTCGCGGTGCCTCCGCCGCCGCTGACGATCGCGCCGGCGTGGCCCATGCGCTTGCCTTCGGGCGCGGAGCGGCCGCCGATGAACGCGACCACCGGTTTCACGATCTGCTTGTCTCGGATCAGCGCCGCCGCATCTTCTTCATCCGTACCGCCGATCTCGCCAACGAGCACGACCGCGTCGGTCGCGTCGTCGCGTTCGAACGCCTGCAGGCAGTCGACGAACACCGTGCCGATGATCGGATCGCCCCCGATGCCGACGCACGTGCTCTGGCCGATGCCGGCGCGCGTGAGCTGGTCGACGATCTCGTACGTCAGCGTGCCGCTGCGCGAGATCAGTCCGACGCGCCCGTGGCTGAAGACGTGGCCCGGCATGATGCCGGCGAGCGCTTCGCCGGGCGTGATGACGCCCGGGCAGTTCGGACCGATCACGCGCACCGACGGCGGGATGACCGACATCACCTTGAGCATGTCGTGCACCGGAATACCTTCGGTGATGCAGATGATCAGCGCGATACCGGCATCGGCTGATTCAAGGATCGCGTCCGCGGCGAACGGCGGCGGCACGAAGATGACGCTCGTGTCGGCACCGATCTTCGCGCGCGCTTCGCTGACCGTGTCGAAGACGTCGAACTGCTCGACGCTTTGGCCGCCCTTGCCCGGCGTGACGCCGCCGACGACGTTGGTGCCGTACGCGCGCATCCGATTCGCATGGTAGAGGCCCTCGCGCCCGGTGATTCCCTGCACGATGACCTTGGACGCTTTGTTCAAGTAGATGGACACGTCACGCCCCTCCGGCAAGCGCGACGGCCTGCTTCGCGCCCTCGTTCATCGTCTCGACGGACTTGATGCCGTTGGCCTGCAGCACCGCGCGGCCTTCCTTCTCGTTGGTGCCTGTCAAGCGGATGACGAGCTTGTCCTTGCTCCACGAACCGCCGCCGAGCGCTTCGACCAATCCCTTGGCCACTTCGTCGCCGCGCGTGATGCCGCCGAAGATGTTGATGAACAGCGATTTCACTTTGGGATCGGCGGTCACGATGTTGACGGCTTCGCGCACGATGTCCGCCTTGGCGCCGCCGCCGACATCGAGGAAGTTCGCAGGCTCGCCGCCTGCGGCTTTGACCGCATCGAGCGTGCCCATCACGAGCCCGGCGCCGTTGCCGATGATGCCCACGTCGCCATCGAGATGGACGTACGCGAGACCGACCTTGCGCGCGCGTTCCTCGAGCGGGTCGTTCGGCAGGTCCGTCTTCCACGCTTCGAGCTCTTTGTGGCGGAACAATCCGTTGTCGTCGATGTCGACCTTCGCATCCGAAGCGATGACCCGTCCGTCTTTGGTGATGGCGAGCGGATTGATCTCGAGCAGCATCGCGCCGACGTCGAAGAACAGCTTGTACAGTTTGCCTAGGATGTCGACGAATTGACCGCTCGCTTCCTTAGGGATGTGCGCCTCTCTGGCGACCCGCCTCCCCACGAACGGCCAATAGCCCATGGCCGGGTCGATGCGGTACTTGGCGATGGCATCGGGGTGGGTGGCAGCGACTTCTTCGATGTCCATGCCGCCCATCGCCGAGGCGATGATGATCGGCCGCTTGCTCTGGCGGTCGACGGTGATCGAGAGATACAGCTCTTTGACGATGTCGACGCGCTGCTCGATCCAGATGCGCTTGGCGATCTCACCCTTGATGTTCATCCCTAGGATCGCTGTGGCGGGCTCCACGACGTCGCGCTCATCGTTGGCGAATTTGATGCCGCCGGCTTTGCCGCGCCCGCCGATCAGCACTTGCGCTTTGACGACGCTGGGCGCCGGATTCGCGCGCATAATCGCGACGGCTTCGTCCACGGTCTGCGCCACCTTGCCCGCCGGCACTGGGATGCCGGCCGCAGCGAACAGTTCTTTGCCTTGGTATTCGAGCAGCTTCATCGTTCCTCGATCCCCGGGCTCAAGAGCCCGGGACTACAGTGCCGCGCTATCGCGGGACTACGGTGCCGCGTACGGCAAACGATCGCGCCGCGAGCGAGAATGTGCCGTCGGCCCGTTTGATGCCGAGTTGGTCGCGCAGACGTGCGGCAAGCGCGCTGCATTCGTCATCCGCCAGCGACGCGGCGTACGCGCCGGCCGGGCCTTGGCCGAGCAAGAACGGCGACCAATAGTCTTCGAACGACGCAAAGTCCATCTGGATCGCGAGATCGGCGGTGACGACGTCTGCGAGCCCCGCCTCGTTCAACAACGCGACGATCTCTTCTTTCGTGAACGCAGCCGAGCGTTCGCCGAATCTGACGTCCTCGCGTTGGGGTCCGACCGCTCGCCAGAAGACGTCGAGCATGTCCATGCCGTTGCCCAGGTTCCACAGCGCCGCCGCGATCGTGCCGCCGGGCCGGACGACGCGGTTCAACGTGGCAAGCGCGCCGCGGCAATCCGGGATGAAATTGAGGACCAATTGGCACAGCGCGCGGTCGAAGGAATCATCTGCAAAGCGCAGCGACGAGAGATCGCCGACTTCGAACTGGAACTGCGGCGGCACCTCGCGGCGCCGTGCGAACGCCACGTATGTCGCAGACGGGTCGATGCCGATGAGTTTCGCGCGCGGTGCGCGCGCGGCGACGGCAAGCGCGAGATTGCCGGTGCCCGATCCGATGTCGAGAATGCGGTCGCCGTCGTGCACCTGCGCGAAATCGAGGAACAGCGGCGCGAGCTTCGCCGACCAGCGCCCCATGAAACGCTCGTAGGCGGCCGGATCCTCGAAGTTGGCTGGCGTGCGTGCCTGCGTCACCTAGACGGCCTCACGGCTCGGCGGCTTTGCCCGAGGCGGTGGGGAGGCGCCGACTGGCACCTTAGGATGTGATGGTAATGGCGACTGGGTTGGACCAGGGGCTGTATATGCCCGCGGATGTGCTCGGCGACACCCCTGGCGCAACAAGTACGCGGCGCGCGACAACCGTGTAGCGTCCTGGCTTACTCAGCGTGTAGCCCCACCACGCCGTTGGAACAAATCCCTGACTAAATTCGGAACTGGACTGAATGTCCGGAGGCATCCCCAAAGCGTACTCTGTGTCGGAAACGGTCTCTCCTGGTTGCAGCGCCCTGGGCATAACCGACCCGCTTGTGTTCAACAAGGGTCCACTTGGTCGCGTGTCAGGAGTGACAAGCGTGCCCGTGGCATCTCGTACGCTGAGTTGCGAGTCATTCTGCGGACCGGAAAAGAGTAGGCTAAGTGGCGTCCCTGATAAGTTGTGCACGACGATCTTAACCCGGACCGTATCTCCCGCTTTGTAGGACGTCGTCTCGGGTATCAACGTAACGGCAATGCTGGCTGGCTGGGTGTAAGCAGCGGCGGCAGCCATCCAAGCCAGTGTCGCGGACGGCTGCGTCATCGCCGTAATGCTTAGAATGGTCACAAACAATTGCATTATCGGCCTTTCTCCTTTACAGGCGACTCGCCCTAGGGCAGATGTCCTGACCACTGGGGGAACGGTATGGACGTGTAGGCGTTCGGTATGGTTGCGGCGGGGTTTTGCGACCACGTCTGGCCCGACAGCGTCCAAGTTCCGCCCGACAATGTCGCCGTCCCAGACCAATTCCATGGTACGTAACCCAAGGGCACCCAAATGCTGTTCGCAATCCTCGGCTTATAGACGAACCAAGTTTGAAACTGATCGCTACGTGAAAAGTAGCTCAGATCCCATAGAGGCTTTACGGGCGCGTCGATGTTTGACCACGTCCCATTTGCCCCCGCGAGCAGTGGCGACGACGTGTTTGCATACAAGATGTCTCCAGGAATTGGTTCGTCCAACCGGTAGGTCGACCCGGTGTTGTCCACAGGAGCCGCGGTGGGAGGCGCGGTCGAAGCCACGGTCTGTTTTTGTTTGGTCGTCAGGACCTGGATCGCACTGATGTCTCCATCCACGCCGGATGGGCCAGTCGCAACAAAGATCCAGCTTATTCCTGGCGTTCCGGGGGGCACGTCTCCGAAACTTAGCGCAAGCGCTCCGCCCTCGGAATAGGCGGCGCCGAGCTGAACGCTCCCTGTCGTTGAAGTCATCGATACGTTCGTCGGACCCAGCACATTGTAGGAAACGGGAACCGAACCTGCGCCCTGAAACGAATCGACCGTATCCCCTTGAACGTGGCCGAGAACTTCGGCGAGCACATAAATCGTGCTGGCGTTACCGTAGTTGCCAGCGATGCTGCTATAGATCCAGTGCAGGCTCAGGGAGCAACGGACGATGCCAGGGGACTGCCTTGAGGCCTAGACCTGCCAGCGAGGCAACGGCGGCGGGGCGCTGGCTCGACGGAGCCGGGGGCAGTACGGGTGAGTGACTAGAACAGGCAACCGTTAACGCGGCTGCGACCAACGCGAAGAATGCGAAAAGCGATCCTCGATTTGGCATAACGAGCGCCCCCCGTCGTCTGTTAATCTAACTTGGACGCTCCGCGCCCATCGCCTCCGGCTCGGGCTTCGCCAACGCCCCATGAACCGCTCGTAGGCGGCCGGATCCTCGAAGTTGGCTGGCGTGCGTGCCTGCGTCATCTGCGCGGTCTCATCCGCCGGTGGGCTTGTCGGCGCCGGGCTCGCGCGCTCCATCGGCAGCGCGTCCACCGTTGCGTTTGGGCCGGCCCGTCGAGGTGCGTTCGTCGAGCCGCCCGAGCAGTTCGCGGGCGATCACGATGCGCTGCACTTCCGACGTGCCTTCGTAGATCTCGGTGATCTTGGAATCGCGGTAGTAGCGCTCAGCCGGGAATTCGGTCGTATAACCGTAGCCGCCGAGGATCTGCACGCATTCGGCCGCATGCTTGCGCGCCGCGCTCGAGGCGAAGAGCTTGGCTTTCGACGAGGCGTCGATGCTGCTCGCACCTTGATCCTTCTGCCATGCCGCGCGATACAGCAGCAGGCGCGCAGCGTCAAGATCCATCGCCATGTCCGCGACCTTGAACGAGACCGCCTGGAAGGCGCCGATCGGACGGTCGAACTGGAAGCGATCGAGCGCGTACCGCACCGACGTATCCAGGCATGCCGACAGTATGCCGACGGCTTGCGCGGCGATCCCGAGCCGGCCCACGCTGAGGTTGGCCAACGCGATCTTGTACCCGCCTCCTTCGTCGCCCAGCAGCCGCGAGGCGGGCACGCGCGCATCTCGCAGCACCAGATCGACGGTGTCCGACGATCGGATGCCGAGCTTGTCGGTCTTGCGGCCAAGCGTGAGCCCTGGGGTGTCTCGATCGACGAGGAACGCGGAGATGCCGCGCGGCCCGGGTCCGCCGGTGCGCGCGAAGACGACGTAGACTTTGGCGCGGCTGCCGTTGGTGACCCACTGCTTGGTGCCGTTGAGGAGGTAGCTGTCGCCGTGGCGTTGCGCGCGCGTGCGCAGCGCACCGGCATCCGATCCGGCCTCCGCCTCGGTCAGCGAAAATGCGCCCAGCCATTCGCCGGCGCACATCTTGGGCAGGTACAGCGCGCGCAGGTCCTCCGACGCGAACTGCTCGATGATACGCGTGATGAGACCGGCGTGCACGGAGACGGTGACCCCGACGCCGGCATCGCCCTTGCTCAGCTCCTCGATCGCAAGGGCGACGCTGACCGCATCGAGTGCCGCACCGCCGTAACGCTCTGAGACCGACATGCCCATGATGCCGAGGTCGCCGAGCTTGGCGAACAACTCGGTCGGGAAGGCGCCATCTTTATCCCAGCGGCCTGCGTGCGGCGTGATCTCGCGCGCTGTGAACGCCGCGACCATGTCGCGCACGGCTCTTTGGTCGTCGGTCAATTCGAAGTTCATGTGTACTCGTAGAAACCGCGTCCGGATTTCTTGCCGAGGCGCCCCGCCGCCACCATCTTCTTGAGCAGCGGACACGGCCGGTACTTGGGATCCGAGAATCCGTCGTAGAGCACTTGCATGATCGCGAGGCAGGTGTCGAGGCCGATGAAATCTGCCAGCTCGAGCGGCCCCATCGGGTGGTTCATGCCGAGCTTCATGACGGTGTCGATGGCCTCGGCGCTGCCGACGCCTTCCATGTGCGCGTAGATCGCTTCGTTGATCATCGGCATGAGGACGCGGTTGCTCACGAAGCCCGGGAAGTCATTGACCTCGACCGGCGTCTTGCCGAGCTGTTCGGCGAGCAGTTTTGTGGACGCATACGTTTCGTCCGAGGTGGCAAGCCCCCGGATGATCTCGACCAGCTTCATCACCGGCACCGGATTCATGAAGTGCATGCCGATGACGCGCTCGGCGCGTTTGGTCGCGGCACCGAGCTTCGTGATCGAGATCGACGAGGTGTTGCTGGCGAGGATCGCTGCGGG from Candidatus Eremiobacteraceae bacterium harbors:
- the sucC gene encoding ADP-forming succinate--CoA ligase subunit beta — its product is MKLLEYQGKELFAAAGIPVPAGKVAQTVDEAVAIMRANPAPSVVKAQVLIGGRGKAGGIKFANDERDVVEPATAILGMNIKGEIAKRIWIEQRVDIVKELYLSITVDRQSKRPIIIASAMGGMDIEEVAATHPDAIAKYRIDPAMGYWPFVGRRVAREAHIPKEASGQFVDILGKLYKLFFDVGAMLLEINPLAITKDGRVIASDAKVDIDDNGLFRHKELEAWKTDLPNDPLEERARKVGLAYVHLDGDVGIIGNGAGLVMGTLDAVKAAGGEPANFLDVGGGAKADIVREAVNIVTADPKVKSLFINIFGGITRGDEVAKGLVEALGGGSWSKDKLVIRLTGTNEKEGRAVLQANGIKSVETMNEGAKQAVALAGGA
- a CDS encoding methyltransferase domain-containing protein; protein product: MTQARTPANFEDPAAYERFMGRWSAKLAPLFLDFAQVHDGDRILDIGSGTGNLALAVAARAPRAKLIGIDPSATYVAFARRREVPPQFQFEVGDLSSLRFADDSFDRALCQLVLNFIPDCRGALATLNRVVRPGGTIAAALWNLGNGMDMLDVFWRAVGPQREDVRFGERSAAFTKEEIVALLNEAGLADVVTADLAIQMDFASFEDYWSPFLLGQGPAGAYAASLADDECSALAARLRDQLGIKRADGTFSLAARSFAVRGTVVPR
- a CDS encoding acyl-CoA dehydrogenase family protein; translated protein: MNFELTDDQRAVRDMVAAFTAREITPHAGRWDKDGAFPTELFAKLGDLGIMGMSVSERYGGAALDAVSVALAIEELSKGDAGVGVTVSVHAGLITRIIEQFASEDLRALYLPKMCAGEWLGAFSLTEAEAGSDAGALRTRAQRHGDSYLLNGTKQWVTNGSRAKVYVVFARTGGPGPRGISAFLVDRDTPGLTLGRKTDKLGIRSSDTVDLVLRDARVPASRLLGDEGGGYKIALANLSVGRLGIAAQAVGILSACLDTSVRYALDRFQFDRPIGAFQAVSFKVADMAMDLDAARLLLYRAAWQKDQGASSIDASSKAKLFASSAARKHAAECVQILGGYGYTTEFPAERYYRDSKITEIYEGTSEVQRIVIARELLGRLDERTSTGRPKRNGGRAADGAREPGADKPTGG
- a CDS encoding 3-hydroxybutyryl-CoA dehydrogenase, whose product is MTILVVGAGQMGSGIAQVCAAAGYPVLLHDVDEAAYKRGRATIEKNLSRAVDKGKMSRADADAALARITFHSDLGARIDAGIAIEAASEDEALKLALFRRMDAALPPAAILASNTSSISITKLGAATKRAERVIGMHFMNPVPVMKLVEIIRGLATSDETYASTKLLAEQLGKTPVEVNDFPGFVSNRVLMPMINEAIYAHMEGVGSAEAIDTVMKLGMNHPMGPLELADFIGLDTCLAIMQVLYDGFSDPKYRPCPLLKKMVAAGRLGKKSGRGFYEYT